The Lathyrus oleraceus cultivar Zhongwan6 chromosome 5, CAAS_Psat_ZW6_1.0, whole genome shotgun sequence genome includes the window gcgtatgacccggtatgacatccatgtcttcagacatcgtctaatGAACGACGCACCCtgaagttctcatcatcaaattccctggatggcatctttaagcccatctccatcaagactagctcctgattgacaaccgcaaatttttgggcatttagtgttcaataatcttccacctccagaccacgaatggtgcacataccattctactctctcggttcaagaatattgaacaggggcagctgtcataccccaaaatttgcccattaatattttaagacattcttcagggcattccgactcatttttatgacactgatctcaaaggaacgaaggcccagctcacgaatggcccaatccagaaaatggcccaaactggcctgttcgctacgcgctcgctacacgctcgcctagcgaacgttcgctacacgctcgcctagcgaagcaaacgttcgctaccagctcgcctagcgaagctgacagacaacagaaaatttcgggcttcattctgagcccattaggtcatgaaaaagagcattataaataccagcacttcagtaatgaaaagagGGGACGAAAAACGGAGGAAGAGggacgaaaaccctggcacagaaaccctggaggctactttagaaagTTCCGAGTGcagaaaccctgaaggccgcttctccgctccgaagctaccgccgcccaactcaatccggcttCCAAGCAACCAGTCCCTTTCAAtatcgcaattgcacacaggtttgcgtatcatcgctgttttacgtttccaattgatattctttacatacatgatgcattccgATTAAAGTATTGATATGTAATTCGATTTCGTatgtgaatctaagtatgaatatcctgtataattgtctatgctatgcctgtgatcgaatgccataagagtgcaggttttcggaagtcatgctgctgtcaaactccaaatccgtggccgctcgctagctcatcgctaagcgagccttcgctaggcgaagcagaggcgaatgggacagtggctgctttgtccctTTGCTGTTCTATCTTACGTTTATCTAATTGCGATTTTTGTCTCACCTGGCCTGAACTCATAACTGTTATGtctattttatggtgcaattgtcaaatcatattttatcttaatgctctaacccgtgtgttgaatggtgtaaaggCTTCCATATCCTCAATGAAgtggccggctaggtactccactttacgtgtgggagaccttcgtggagatggattctaaattacttcactttaatgtgaagattcatattgattgcctaattaattttaatgtattaatttttaatgtattaattttaatgtattgattttaatgtggagattcatcctaatcacctaattgactttaaaatatggactttaaataaataatatcggacctctcttttACCCCCGATTACGTAatatggtcatgtcccgcgaatatggggatacacttagcaaagaccctccggttaaatcatcataaaataaatcatggtccctcggatgttgccttcgaaaatacgattttgtccctcgatgacccttcggtgtagcctacggttaaatgatgatcgtcccttcgaatgctaaggtatccttacaactgttgccttcaatgacctatcgatgaccctacgatgacccttaaacatccaaagggtaaaattacttacttctcaatagtaaggacagttttaccctcataaggataggaaatgcccataacgaccttaggaaggtataactgtcaattactggatcataacctaaaatactttttacacctcacacatttccaaactattttttttaaacaactttcaaaactaaacgaggtaaccactttgtatacattcatacaagaatcattacaaagttaaattctcttttcaaaaccttttctaaaccgctttcaaaatcaaacgagataaatactttgtatacattcatacgagaatcattacaaagttaaactctctttcaaacatttttaagcaattcaccaacactttttcagacaaaaatgtaagtgatccagcaattaagagcccatggataaccatggatacaaagggtgctaacaccttccctttgtataatgtacctcccgaacccaaaatctattgaggtctttcctgttcttttccacctttccttattggataaaagaaaagtcggtggcgactcttgctatccgcgacattgcgataaaaagcaaaacacaaaaagtcagttcaccgtattacatttaggtatggatgttatttgatagagtaaattagagtcgactattcttctgttagctttcagttagaccattatacaattctacatatatattttctagtcaatgtttatcttttgtaaaaactatatgatgatatataactatgctacaaattagtgcataccactaatgcttaatgcatggttcatacattctcatgctaatgaagtcagagatatctgaaaatgttgagaaactaactcaataaaccaaaattgttttggttttgggttgttgttggagacatgaatgccctccacagagactaactcaataaagcgaaattgttttgtctcatcccatttttggtttctcttctgaaattgttttttgtttattctaattagtaatggataatacatggatgtcttccaatcgattgtcgagagagtacgagaatggggtatcagaattcgttaagtttgccgttgcgcacgccgaagaccccagtagaacgatatgtccttgcttgggttgttgttatgggaaacgggttgacgcagttcagttgacatcgcatctaatgaggcatggaattgatcgaagttatacatgttggaatttgcatggtgagaaaagtaacgagaatgttgaaccgggggatagtacgacctatgcctcaaactatagtggcgcagatacatacgattgtgatcgagttgaagagattgcagaagcacttgaaggagatcttaaggattgtcccgaaatgtttgagaggttggtaagtgatgcagagaaacctttgtatgatggttgcactaaattcacaagattgtctgcggtattaaagttgtacaacttaaaggcgggcaatggatggtcggataaaagtttcacagagttattagcccttttgaaagatatgcttcttgaggataatgttcttcccaatcgaacatatgagaccaaaaagatgttgtgctctattggcatgagctatgataagatacatgcatgtccaaacgattgcgttttgtttcgaaatgagtatgcatcgttaaatgagtgtcctaaatgcggtgtctcgcgatataagaacaagttgtctccagcaaaagtattgtggtattttcctgttattccgagatttagacgcatgtttcgtagtgaaaccgattcaagacacttgacctggcatgcagatgaaagaattatagatggaaagtatcgacatccggcagattcaccacagtggttgaaaattgataatgattatcctgaatttggagaagaatcaagaaaccttcgcttggcattatctactgatggaatgaacccacacggtatccagagtatctcacacaatacatggcctgtgattattatgatttataacctacctccatggctatgtatgaagcgtaagtacatgatgttgtctatgttgatttctggacctaaacaaccagggaatgacatagacgtgtacttgaagcccttaatcgaagatttaaagattttgtgggagaccggtgtggaggtttatgatggatataggaaagaaagtttcaacttgagggcgatgttgtttggcacaattaatgattttccagcatacggaaatctatcagggtatagcataaaaggtcaatgtgcgtgtcctatttgtgaagataaaacagattagaagcgcttggagtttggtcagaagaatgtctttctcggtcatcggagattcttaaattcaaatcatcactaccgtggatggagaaaggcgttcaatggagagacagaacaaggcagagctccacctatattgacgggtgatcaaatttttgaaaaggtgaaagatttggatactcagtttggcaagccttttgcccacacacttgtcaaaagtgggtggaagaagaggtcagttttttttgaattgtcgtattggaagtccttgtatgtgagacattttcttgatgttatgcatattgaaaaaaatgtatttgtaagtgttattggcacgttactcaatatacaaggaaagtctaaggatggccttaaggcaagaaaggacttgatagcgatgggaataagaactgaattaggacccttgaagaaaggaaaacgaacatatctaccgcctgctgcttatactctatctagaaaggagaaaaaaacattgtgtaagtttctaagtgaagttaaagttccagaagggtactcttcagatattagaagacttgtgtctatgaaagacctcaagttaaagaggtcttaaaccccaaatttgcacatctgtcgtattttggtgttatcgagcgcatttgggtgtttgattatgagaagtttcagattcctatatttggttgcaagtgggttgaaaataataacggcattcgaatggataagtcaggacttttgcaagtggatcttaatagggtgggatacaaagatgagtcttttattctagccgctcaagctagacaagtgttctatgtcaatgatccgaaaagtacgaaatggtctatagttcttttttccaacaaagtaattgatgaaaacactggagatcaaggtgatattgatgttgagattgaatcgtttaccagaaatgatcaagatgggaatattatatcaaatgattcatatattagaaatgatcataatgagggtatttggatcaatccaaccgtccgtgttgttaagagacatgtagaacatattccaaccaagaaaagaaagagaacttagtgaaaaaggtacaggtcaaatgattttaattgttttctttattacaggtaaaatggcttttattacagcaaatcgagtcagttgcataaaaaaaaaaaggtataaacacaattatatgatatttatgcatagaaaatgttaattcttgatcttatacttcacctaactaattttatgatattttaggttcatgctattgatattgaacaaaaagaggttgttgctaagaagactgcggctagcaaaaaaaacatacatctcagagatgcttttgctacttagttttatttctttttaagttatgaattggttgtatatttagaatctttagaagttaaatgattatatatcagtggattgttgtatatgtatggattgttgtatataaggcttgttgaatgcaatgtgtgaaaaagggctttaaattatacagttttaggtgtactacttcaatatacaggttgtctaaaataaataaataaatatagcgctttttaaaaaaaaaaatttaaataaccacccactttagagggcgctttccaaaataagcgccctctaaaccctttaaatttccactttagagggcgctttccagtaaaagcgccctctaaacccttaaaagtttccactttagagggcgctttccagtaaaagcgccctctaaacccttaaaagtttccactttagagggcgctttctttaaaaagcgccctctaaagtggcccttaaagggcttaaagagccactttagagagcgctttcaccgggaaaaaaagcgttgtctttacctatgccagcgccagattagaggacgctttaaagcgctgttataggccaaaaaaagtgccttcttttcccttatttggcgtagtgagtgttgccacactgtgtaatcgagtctgtaatcgagtttagagcactttggaaggaagtttaatcctgccgccattttcatttctgttacgcactttattcgaccctccgattgtagcaggttttattgctttacctttgtctactttactttcccgcactgcctttattttgtttactttcccgcactgcctttattttgtttactttcccgcactcgcactttactttgtttactttcccgcactcgcactactttcgTTTATTTCTTGCaccgcactacttttatttactttcctgcACCCGCATTACTTTAACTTATTTTTcacactcgcactacttttatttactttcctgcactcgcacttaTTACCTTTTTATTTAATAATTCTTTTATTTATCCGTTTTtatgataaaaattaaaatgcatttttactttaccatgtctggctaaacctataaaggttagaatgtaaggatcgtaattgaaccgataatccgtaccattgttcgtagaaacacttaagggctattttgactttcaacttaagttttcccgcacttaattttcattgggtaagatcgaaagccgtctGACGTCtgtttaaacttagttgtttttaactatttcaaatacagcgaaagcgctttgtttagttcattaggagtttttaacttaaaaagaaaagtgattttaaaagTATCTTCGGACacgtttataagtttagagtctggttcgtgagaaactcttttggttaagaaatccaggtcaaaataattttcaacttagtcaagacaTTATATTTCTTAAAAgtaggtttactactctaacgcaatgcgcgcctttttataagtgacaataagagggtttgattagggagtacaactcggttctgaatacgcgaaagcgacaattctcattaaattggttcttttcaaagtaggaaacactgtccataagtaattctattagcgagtacttggattattaattgattatgtgaattacatttaaacctgtctttattaattgaatttaatttaatactttatttttcattgtgcactcttaaaaaccctgtttcgattaccttagataaacaccgtaacaatagataatgatagattgacatttggtctttgtggattcgacaatcttttatattactctgacgcgttcgtacacttgcgaaaaacacgcatcaCCTCTTCAAAGTCTAATATTTAAGCTCCCTTTTAGATGTCCAATATTAGAACCAATACTTAGATTATTCTTGAAATGTTAGTCTATGGTCCTGCAGACTTCAACAAATATTAGTATAccctattgttctttaaatactttgttatcatcaaaaacTAAGGGACATGGTacaaaccaattttgttccaacaacATATTCATATGGTTATATACAACAACACTCTCACATATGCTTGCATCTACCTACATTCCTAAACAAACTAGAGATTCATACACACTAATAGAAAATGGTGATAAAGGTGGATGGagataattttttttattgatttgCATTCACAATAATATATTATTTGACAACACCGAAACTGAATACTCAACATGAATGGCGATAAATGTGATGAAATAGAGAACGTATCGTAaattgaagaagaagaagagaccAAGAAATGATTTTCGTGTGCACTAGATTTTTAAAGTTTGGAAGATCCAATAAATGATAAAGGTGATGAAGTTTGGACTCAATTTTATCTGTTTTGCTATCGCTTTTGTGTGTTCATTTTCTAGTTTTATGAAGGAAATAAACTACGTAGAACCTTATTTTGTAGGTGATATGCTTTTAACAAGGACACTAACCTTTGATGATGACATGTAAAGTATTACAATAAGTCAAGCATGAATAACTAAACGGATAAAGATGCAAAGCTATCTTTAGGATTTGATAAACTTGATAATCCGATGATTGCAAACAAAGAATGCAACTAAATCCTCATCTCAAGCCACTCAAGAACGTGTCAACATAAAGAGAAGTATTTGAAAAAAGCTTGAAGAAATATTTGGTGATCTTCTGACTCAGCATTAGTGATCTCCTTTTTTAGTAATGAGTGAACGATGGTAAGGAAAAATGACTTTATATTAAAATTATAAGGCTAAACGCACACAAACACACATTTTTTTTCAAACTGTTTTATCAAAGAAACTATCTTCTAAAATGCTTTGAAGTTGTGCCAGATGAATTATGAGTTGTTAAAATAGCTAGACAGAAAATTTTGGCATATCTAATCGGTTAGGTCCTTTGTTTAATCGATTAGATTAGTTAAAACTTACGCACCAAAAAATTCAAACAACGCCTTCATGATGTACAACGACTAGACATATTTTCCTTCCTTTTATGAAACTTACAAATAATTATCTTCATGTGTTAAATGTAATTTCCATTTTGAGCCAACCTCaggcctataaatagaggtctaATTTCTCGTATCAAAGCATCCAAAATTGTGTTTTGACACTTTCATCTAAAATCCTTTTGTAAGTGAGATCATTTTGTAATTCTGAAATGGGTAGAATTATAAAATTCACTAAGGAAATCTTTTGTGTATACCTTGGTTGAATACCATCCAATTAGGGATTTTTTTTTGGGATTGGGTATGCCAGTCCTAGTTTAGGTTGGAGATTAGCCTGCGATAAAATCTCATAGGTTCTTGGTCACCCCAATATTAAAATCAAGATAGGTTGAAGCTCAATCAGGTACTTAAAAGCTTAACATGTTCGAGATCATCTCGGTGTTAAAATATCATAGGTTTTTGGTTGGCCCGATTAAAACAAAGGTATTGAGCTTAAAAGTTACAAAACTAAAGACTAGCCACTTCAAGGTTTGTGTTTGTGGAAAGAAGATTAACCGATTTAATCCACCATTTGAGAAGGAAAATTGACCCCTTTACTCACAAGCTTATTATGAAGAAAAGATGCAACCACACACATCCATCGTCTTGTATATTGTGATTGAAGATCAATCACAATTTCCTTATAAGGGGATTCGTGAGTCTTTCCTACTAAAAGCTCTCAATATTTAATGGAAactctcaagatcaattcttGGGGAGAGGTGTAGGTCCTTTTGTTTTGACCGAACCTCTATAACTCTTGGTGTTTCCCTTTTCCCTTAAATCCTTTTATTTCCACAATTtattttccatattttattttttgCTGCTTAGTTTTTtaaatagttttaaaaaaaaaactttcaAAACCACGTTTTTCAAACCACACAATTCACCCCCCTATGTGTGAAGTCTCAAGTCCAACAAACTAAACCTGATATATTTTAATTTTGTAAGAAACAGATTTCACCACGGTTGAAAAAACCAACCGTAGTGAAATATATTAAACATATAACCATGGTTGAAAAGACCAATCGTGGTGAAaagttttttaatttttatataacTATAGAATTGAAGGGACACACCCTTTTTTGTAtagaaaaaatggaaaaatattGATGCCGAGATTCAAAGATCGTAAGCCTTTACATATCACCACGGTTATCACTAAGGGCCGTAGTGAAAAatctttttaaaaaaatttagACGCCTAAATATCACCTATTATTTTGGATGATTGAATAACCGAGATAATACCATGTTACAATAGGTGTATTTTATAATAGTGGATCTTCCATAGTGGTGAAAGATCACAACAATGGTAGACATGTGGAATTTGAGGCGTTGAAGTAGCGGAGATGATGACTTCAAGCCAGGGCTGGCCCAAAAAATTTCGAGACTCTGATCTAATATTTCATGTTGAACtctaataaaaaaatattaagaaaaaaattaaaattttatttaaattgtaaataatattaaaagatataataaaaaatgattataaaaatataatattttagTCTTGAATAAAATTATGGTAGAATCGAATCAGGTCATGACCATCAAAAAACATTGATACACTTCCATCAACCCAATACATAAACATCTTACATAAATTAAATAAACAACctatataataaatatttaatgTATTTTAATATTTAAGGCCCCCAAATTTTTGAGACCCTGTGCGGTGGCACACCTCGCACACTCACAGGGTCGACCCTGATTCAAGCGCACAACTTTCAATGATTTAGAATTGATTCTGTCTTATATGGTTTCTTTTTTCTTTAACGAAACAAAAGTTAACCTGATTTAGAGTTGTTTGTTGTGTGGTGGTTCGATGAAGGAATCATGTTACATTGAAGAAGCCTTAATTTTGTATGTATGGAGTTTGTTCCTTGGGGTAGAACGAAGGAAAAGAAGAAGTAAGGGACGATGGAACGAGACATTTGGATGAAATTTTAGATTTGGGCGAGTGATGgaatattcatttcattttcacgCATTTCAaaaatttctatttttatttttatatgtTTTTCAATAATTTCCATTTCTATTTATtacatatttttaattttcaCAAAATATGAAGCAAACATATACTTCAACTACACATTTATTAGATTTTTTGTGGGCATACACTTCCTATACCTACGACAAATATCTTTTCACTATCTAAGTAAATGTCAAATTTCTTGTAGTGGTATCATGGATGGAGAAAAAAAAAGTATTATTTGTCACACACATGTTCAAGGGAGATATCGAAGCATGATGGGACGGTGCAAGCCCTTGCATGATTTCTGCAAACATAGTGTTAGATTGCAAACATTTCTAGACAATCTCCCCTGATAAATTTCCCCGGATCGAACATTTTACTAAACTTAAGTTGCATACCATTAATGTTGTGAAAGTCATTTTCAATATAATAGGGAGGGTAATTTTAAATTGTGATGATAGTCGCAAATGTAATTGCGTTTGCCCTAAACTTAATTTGCATACCATTGAATGTTGTGAATGTCATTTTCAATATAATAGGGAGTGTAATTTTAAATTGTGATTGTAGTTGTAAATGTAATTGCGGTTGCGAGTGTTACAATGACAAACATTACAATTTTTATGATGCATATTACATTGCAACTTAAATTTTTATTAAGTGATTGAAATACGATGTAAATGAActcattttttttctttaattttaCTAAAGGAAAACAAACTGGATTCATATATCATTAGGTACTAAACCACAACAACTAAATAAAGTGAAAATATCATAGAAAATAGACTCCCTATCAACTTATTCAAACACTCATTAGTTCAAAAGTTCACACACAAACAATTTATTCAACTAGTATAGGAAAACCTTTTTCATGAACTATAGCTAGCTCATAAAAGTACTTGGGTAAAGGAAAAGTATTAAGTTCACTCCTTATGCTATTGGATAGGTAGGAACCATAGCAAGTCCGCATACACCTTCCTTTGCATGTATGTCTCTTTTAAACTTGGCATATCCTTTCTCACCCCATTTAGTGCCCCATGAATTTTTCACTAACCAATATTTCACACCATCATCATTGGTACCATAACCAACTATTGTAACTGCATGGTCTAAATCAATTCCACATTCTTCTCCCAAAATTCCACTTGAGTAAAATTGGAAAGCACGTTTTCCAGATGCAATATAAACCCCTACAGGTTGATTTGCAACTGCTTTTAAAAGTGCTTTTTCATTATTAGCAGGAACTGTTTCATAACCTTTAATCTTGGCAACAATGTAGGAACTTTTCTTAATATTACATTTTCCATCAACTCTTTTATAAGGGTATTTGGCTTCACTTGTTATTCCTCCTTTTTTAACAATGAAATCATAAGCATCTTCTGAATAACCACCTTTACATCCATAAGTTGTATTAGTTTTAACACAATCTACTAGTTCTTGTTCTGAGAGTGACACCAATCTTCCTGTTGTTATTTGGTTAATACCTTCTGTTGCAGCCACTGTTGCAAATGCCCAACAACTACCTATAAACAATAACCAATATTATATTAGCTTAAAAGGATAAGTCAATCGCTAGTTGAAttaaaagataaaaaattacaaGTATAATAAATATGTAAATATGTACTATTAATTTGTAGTTGAAAAAAACATCATATTAGTACAATATGTTGCATGCATGATACAAACATGAATTTAGGCATATTTGTCAATTAGGATTCAGTAGATATATATTATAGAGATCGATTTTCATATAAATTAATTTTAGTTGACTTAAAATATTGTAAATAAATCAAAAttatatatttaaatataaaattaattcattatttcatatttttaatttgaatatttAAGAATTTAACCatataaaattatatattttagaatttGAAACATACCATATAAAAAAAATACAcatattttatatatatatatatatatatatatatatatatatatatatatatatatatatatatatatatatatatatatatatatatatataaaccaGATTTTATCTTTTTATATATACTTTCAACTTTTGGAACAAATCAGGTTTCATAACTTCTAAAATTATTCATTAGAAAATAAGGGTTATTTAAAGACGaattttaaaaatagaataaaaatttAGTGGGGATTAACATGGTCAGAGCAATCATGATTTTGTAGAAAATAAGTATATTTAAATGAAATTGAGGTTATGATGTAATGATCCAAACTCAAAAGTTATTACACTATATATATGCATGTCATTATATTATATTTTACCACAAAGGTGCTGATGCTTGATTGGAGTAACAGCTCCTCTTTCTCTCCAATCCATGGTAGAAGGAACATCAGTTACATTTTCATACCTAAACACTCTTTCTTCTGATGCTGCTATTTCAACATCAGTTAGTGGCTTCTTCTGACCATTAAATTCTTCATTGGTTTGGTCTGCAAATTGATTAATGCTAAGGTTGAAACCACTGTCTCCAGCAGCATTGAA containing:
- the LOC127086531 gene encoding zingipain-2, encoding MYCFNQKNVLILFFILTLWTSLVTCNKLLERHEQWMEEHGKSYKDAAEKEKRFQIFKQNLEFIESFNAAGDSGFNLSINQFADQTNEEFNGQKKPLTDVEIAASEERVFRYENVTDVPSTMDWRERGAVTPIKHQHLCGSCWAFATVAATEGINQITTGRLVSLSEQELVDCVKTNTTYGCKGGYSEDAYDFIVKKGGITSEAKYPYKRVDGKCNIKKSSYIVAKIKGYETVPANNEKALLKAVANQPVGVYIASGKRAFQFYSSGILGEECGIDLDHAVTIVGYGTNDDGVKYWLVKNSWGTKWGEKGYAKFKRDIHAKEGVCGLAMVPTYPIA